A region of Brevinema andersonii DNA encodes the following proteins:
- the gap gene encoding type I glyceraldehyde-3-phosphate dehydrogenase, translating into MAKVAINGFGRIGRCTLRAYLENYSSNYEIVAINDLTDPAMLFQLFRFDSSYGPFKGETKLDGDHLIVNGKKIKLLAEKNPEMLPWKDMGVDIVMECTGIFTKRDQLNMHIKAGAKKVLLSAPAASGEDVDVTTVIGVNQDKITKDTNLISNASCTTNSMAGVTKAINDAFGIISGFMTTVHSYTMDQNLLDSPHRKGDMRRARAAAENIVPSSTGAAKAIGLVIPELKGKLDGGALRVPTPVGSITDMTFEVSKSTSKDEVNKVIKAAAEGYLKGTVSYSEDALVLKDIVGDPHSAIFDSELTKVGGPENKTVKVFAWYDNEWGFSNRLANLAGIVAKTL; encoded by the coding sequence ATGGCAAAAGTAGCTATAAATGGTTTTGGGCGGATTGGGCGATGCACCCTGCGCGCATATTTGGAAAATTATTCCAGTAATTACGAAATTGTTGCGATCAATGATCTTACAGATCCGGCGATGTTGTTCCAGCTTTTCCGATTCGATTCAAGCTACGGCCCGTTCAAAGGTGAAACCAAACTTGACGGCGACCACCTTATTGTAAACGGCAAAAAAATCAAATTGTTGGCTGAAAAAAATCCTGAAATGCTTCCTTGGAAAGACATGGGTGTTGATATTGTCATGGAATGTACAGGCATTTTCACAAAGCGTGACCAGCTTAACATGCACATTAAAGCAGGCGCCAAAAAAGTGCTTCTGTCAGCACCGGCTGCTTCGGGAGAAGATGTTGATGTAACAACGGTTATCGGAGTCAATCAGGACAAAATTACCAAAGATACCAATCTTATTTCTAACGCTTCGTGCACTACAAACTCAATGGCAGGAGTTACCAAAGCAATCAACGATGCTTTTGGAATTATTTCCGGCTTCATGACAACCGTACACTCATACACAATGGATCAAAACCTTCTCGATAGCCCTCACCGCAAAGGTGATATGAGACGTGCACGGGCTGCCGCAGAAAATATCGTGCCATCGTCGACAGGCGCTGCAAAAGCTATTGGACTTGTTATTCCCGAACTTAAAGGCAAACTTGACGGTGGAGCATTGCGTGTTCCGACACCAGTAGGTTCGATCACAGATATGACTTTTGAAGTCTCGAAATCGACTTCCAAAGACGAAGTTAACAAAGTAATCAAAGCCGCAGCAGAAGGGTATTTAAAAGGGACAGTATCATACTCGGAAGATGCACTTGTATTGAAAGATATTGTTGGTGATCCGCATTCAGCAATTTTTGATTCCGAACTTACCAAAGTAGGAGGTCCGGAAAATAAAACTGTTAAAGTTTTTGCTTGGTATGATAACGAATGGGGCTTTTCCAATCGTCTGGCAAATTTGGCCGGAATTGTTGCTAAAACACTTTAA
- a CDS encoding GIY-YIG nuclease family protein encodes MFFSFICWGKGIIYILTNSTMNVGKEKIIKIGQSKDTNTMEKHRNDMSRTSAVPELFEIYYYAEISNYKNLEKEIQKYLYAYRVNKKREFFQIDTEKARK; translated from the coding sequence TTGTTTTTCTCCTTTATTTGCTGGGGAAAAGGCATCATTTACATTCTAACAAACTCTACTATGAATGTCGGAAAAGAAAAAATAATAAAAATTGGACAAAGCAAAGATACAAATACTATGGAAAAACACCGAAATGATATGTCAAGAACATCAGCAGTTCCAGAACTATTTGAAATCTATTATTATGCTGAAATAAGTAACTATAAAAATCTTGAAAAAGAAATTCAAAAATATCTGTATGCATACAGAGTTAATAAAAAACGTGAATTTTTCCAGATAGACACCGAAAAAGCAAGAAAATGA
- a CDS encoding phosphoglycerate kinase encodes MAISKKTVKDMDFKGKNVIMRVDFNVPMTGDATNCTITDDTRIRAALSTIKYILDHGAKKLVLMSHLGDPKKEQKKTEEKEGATFDRTKFDMEIRKKLSLKPVAEHLSKLLGKNVKTAPSTFGPETEKMIAELGDGEVLMLENTRFNPEETSKDEAERKKMAESIAKGMDIYVNDAFGAAHRAHASTETMALFLPAVAGILMERELEFLEDKVLHNPEHPFVAIIGGAKVSSKIGVIENLLDKTDAIIIGGGMAFTFFKAMGYHVGASLIEEDQLETAKKIMHAAKEKGTKFVLPIDVVVADKFSEDANSKIVDIHEIPEGWMGLDAGPKSIAEVEDIFKTARTVFWNGPLGVFEFEKFAAGTNTVAKTLAELKGVTTIIGGGDSVAAVNKAGVTDKMTHISTGGGASMELIEGKTLPGVAALLDA; translated from the coding sequence ATGGCAATTAGTAAAAAAACAGTCAAAGATATGGATTTCAAGGGAAAAAATGTCATTATGCGTGTAGATTTTAATGTCCCGATGACAGGAGATGCAACAAATTGCACAATCACCGACGATACACGTATTAGGGCAGCACTTTCTACAATAAAATATATCTTGGATCACGGGGCAAAAAAACTTGTATTGATGAGCCACTTAGGAGATCCCAAAAAAGAACAAAAAAAAACCGAAGAAAAAGAAGGTGCAACGTTTGATAGGACAAAATTTGATATGGAAATACGAAAAAAATTGTCATTGAAACCTGTAGCCGAACATTTATCGAAATTATTGGGAAAAAACGTTAAAACAGCACCGTCTACATTTGGACCCGAAACCGAAAAAATGATTGCCGAGCTTGGAGATGGTGAAGTTTTGATGCTGGAAAATACACGTTTTAATCCTGAAGAAACCTCAAAAGACGAAGCTGAACGTAAAAAAATGGCAGAATCAATTGCAAAAGGGATGGATATTTACGTTAACGACGCATTTGGGGCAGCACACAGAGCTCACGCATCGACAGAAACCATGGCTTTATTTTTGCCTGCTGTTGCAGGAATTTTGATGGAACGCGAGCTGGAATTTCTTGAGGACAAAGTGTTGCATAATCCCGAACATCCGTTTGTTGCAATCATTGGAGGGGCAAAAGTTTCATCAAAAATCGGTGTGATCGAAAATTTGCTCGATAAAACCGATGCTATCATTATCGGAGGCGGTATGGCCTTTACATTCTTCAAAGCAATGGGATATCATGTGGGAGCATCTTTGATCGAAGAAGACCAGCTAGAAACAGCAAAAAAAATTATGCATGCAGCAAAAGAAAAAGGAACAAAATTTGTACTGCCGATTGATGTGGTTGTTGCAGATAAGTTTTCTGAAGATGCAAATAGTAAAATCGTAGACATTCACGAAATTCCTGAAGGATGGATGGGCCTTGATGCTGGACCTAAATCAATTGCAGAAGTTGAAGATATTTTCAAAACTGCCAGAACTGTATTTTGGAATGGACCGTTAGGAGTTTTTGAATTTGAAAAATTTGCTGCAGGGACAAATACAGTTGCAAAAACTCTTGCAGAACTTAAAGGAGTTACTACAATTATTGGTGGTGGTGATTCGGTTGCCGCGGTGAATAAAGCAGGTGTTACCGACAAAATGACTCATATCTCGACAGGAGGAGGAGCATCAATGGAGCTTATTGAAGGTAAAACTTTGCCAGGCGTTGCGGCGCTTTTGGATGCTTAG
- the tpiA gene encoding triose-phosphate isomerase, with translation MKKYIIAGNWKMHKTINEGTEFIRELNAGITSNPHREILLCVPFTMLHAASETAQDTAVQIGAQNMYFEEKGAFTGEISPVMLKDAGINYTLIGHSERRTLFGETNEEINKKIKAALKFEIIPILCVGESLEERESGKLQSVLQTQIEKVLEGVSLTDAQKIIIAYEPVWAIGTGKTASAQDANQAHQMIRLILEKTHNTELAENMVILYGGSVKPDNINELMSMPDINGALVGGASLEVDSFTKIVNFTPRKSCGFDNAPCLYL, from the coding sequence ATGAAAAAATATATTATTGCAGGAAACTGGAAAATGCACAAAACAATCAACGAAGGTACGGAATTTATCCGTGAATTGAATGCTGGAATCACTTCGAATCCGCATAGGGAAATTTTATTATGTGTGCCATTTACCATGCTACACGCGGCATCAGAAACAGCCCAAGATACAGCTGTACAAATTGGTGCTCAAAACATGTATTTTGAAGAAAAAGGTGCATTTACAGGAGAAATTTCTCCTGTTATGCTCAAAGATGCCGGCATCAATTATACCTTGATTGGTCATTCGGAACGACGGACTCTATTTGGAGAAACTAATGAAGAAATTAATAAAAAAATTAAAGCGGCATTAAAATTTGAAATAATACCGATATTGTGCGTTGGAGAATCACTTGAGGAGCGCGAATCCGGAAAACTTCAATCTGTACTTCAAACACAGATAGAAAAAGTATTAGAAGGTGTGAGTCTGACGGATGCTCAAAAAATCATCATTGCATACGAGCCTGTATGGGCAATTGGAACCGGCAAAACCGCATCTGCTCAAGATGCCAACCAAGCTCATCAAATGATTCGACTCATCTTGGAAAAAACACATAATACCGAATTGGCAGAAAATATGGTTATTCTCTACGGCGGTTCAGTAAAACCTGACAATATCAACGAATTAATGAGCATGCCAGATATTAATGGTGCATTAGTAGGAGGAGCTTCACTTGAAGTTGATAGTTTCACAAAAATCGTCAATTTCACACCTCGGAAAAGCTGTGGATTCGACAATGCACCTTGTTTATATCTTTAA
- a CDS encoding acetyl-CoA C-acetyltransferase: MKVYIVSAKRSAVGSFLGTLSSIEPGRLGAAVIKGTLNTDVVPASGIDEVVLGNVLMAGHGQGIARQASIYGDIPDTVPACSVNMICGSGMKSIMTAFSEIRAGMAHLVVAGGTENMSQSPFLLPYTARHGIKMGEINMKDHMVFDALTDAFDGYHMGVTAENIAEKLDISREEQDKFAFESQEKAIKAIDSGRFKTEIVPIDVRIKKEIISFDTDEHPNRTTSLEKLASLRPVFKPGGTVTAGNSSGLNDGAAVLLVASEHAVEKYGLKPMVEIISVGQGGCDPAYMGFGPVYASTKALSSVNLKLQDMGLIELNEAFAAQALGVIKKLAAEYKETQESILERCNVNGGAIALGHPVGASGARITVTLIHEMLKRGTPYGLASLCIGGGMGTALVVKNCQ; encoded by the coding sequence ATGAAAGTTTATATTGTTTCTGCCAAACGTTCAGCAGTGGGTTCGTTTTTAGGAACACTTAGCTCGATCGAACCCGGTCGTTTGGGAGCTGCTGTTATCAAAGGCACACTCAATACAGATGTTGTTCCTGCTTCTGGTATCGATGAAGTCGTACTTGGTAATGTTCTGATGGCAGGTCACGGACAAGGAATTGCACGTCAAGCTTCTATTTACGGAGATATTCCTGATACCGTTCCGGCTTGTAGTGTCAACATGATTTGTGGCAGCGGCATGAAATCGATTATGACTGCATTCTCTGAAATCCGTGCTGGTATGGCGCATTTAGTGGTGGCGGGTGGCACAGAAAATATGTCTCAATCTCCGTTTTTGCTTCCTTATACGGCGCGACATGGCATCAAAATGGGAGAAATTAATATGAAAGATCATATGGTTTTCGATGCGCTGACAGATGCTTTTGACGGTTATCATATGGGAGTTACTGCTGAAAATATTGCAGAAAAGTTGGATATCTCACGCGAAGAACAGGATAAATTTGCCTTTGAGTCTCAGGAAAAAGCCATTAAAGCGATCGATTCTGGACGTTTTAAAACGGAAATTGTTCCTATTGACGTGCGTATTAAAAAAGAAATTATTTCCTTCGATACTGATGAACACCCCAATCGTACGACTAGTTTGGAAAAGCTTGCCAGCCTGCGTCCTGTGTTCAAGCCCGGTGGTACAGTAACTGCTGGCAATTCATCAGGCCTTAATGATGGAGCGGCAGTTTTGTTGGTTGCCAGCGAGCATGCTGTTGAAAAGTATGGGCTTAAACCAATGGTTGAGATTATATCAGTCGGGCAAGGGGGATGTGATCCTGCTTATATGGGTTTTGGACCTGTTTACGCCTCTACAAAGGCTCTTTCTTCCGTTAATCTCAAACTTCAGGATATGGGTCTTATCGAGCTTAATGAAGCGTTTGCAGCACAAGCATTAGGCGTTATCAAAAAACTAGCGGCAGAATATAAAGAAACTCAAGAGTCGATTTTGGAACGTTGTAATGTAAATGGTGGAGCGATAGCATTAGGGCACCCGGTGGGGGCATCCGGTGCGCGTATAACTGTTACACTAATTCACGAGATGCTTAAACGTGGAACCCCTTATGGTTTGGCGTCACTTTGCATTGGCGGTGGCATGGGAACTGCTTTAGTTGTTAAGAATTGTCAGTAA
- a CDS encoding LamG-like jellyroll fold domain-containing protein, with translation MSEHAGKTIFLFLFLMIILLAATKIPVRAALKDPIFQDIQSKTFTFSPTLGIFRANDMHITNFSGNTVITKKIIEPSQEMIDLKLSFDGQDIVNNYQIIRSHYETNTIEKIFGSASGKFISGADSITMFPREHSVLVNNNLSVQSFTIDFWLYPYRIGEGHQTIVSFMSPDIGNPKDNNSYGFKITVEKGVIVYHFSNFFRDKDFKTYSFTLKESEPLIYQTWEKHTMVLDTGQQVIRVYRNGEEKNVVHITKNQNFYGETLYPVTHLQLGQKNFPLIIGNNAMFSLDEFTIYRDIQKNFKTFTTLKEPSSFETDVFTISSNYSKLQRINPIVKLPNEAYYKIGYRFSTNYFFPETSADIMPWTYINLEHNRFPPSKNTGKYLQLKYEYYPSARSETNSPMFLHNIQVEFQEFPNPGLLNFSLVKEGDQSVELEWNLLPDPDIVSYEIYYGTAPSNYFGKASISPASPISVPHPEKNSTSKLTYILQGLQNETPYYISIRSKDKYGVLGDFSPEIYVRPSSVKTEASYSIGR, from the coding sequence ATGTCAGAGCATGCCGGAAAAACAATATTTTTATTCTTATTCTTAATGATTATACTTCTAGCAGCAACAAAAATACCTGTACGCGCCGCTCTCAAAGATCCGATTTTTCAAGACATCCAGAGTAAAACTTTTACTTTTTCACCTACATTAGGCATATTCCGAGCCAATGATATGCATATCACGAACTTTTCAGGAAACACGGTCATCACGAAAAAAATAATTGAACCTTCTCAAGAAATGATAGATCTTAAACTCTCCTTCGATGGACAAGATATTGTCAATAACTACCAAATCATCAGGTCACATTATGAAACAAATACTATTGAAAAAATTTTTGGCAGTGCTTCGGGAAAATTTATTTCGGGTGCAGACTCAATTACTATGTTTCCGCGCGAACATTCCGTACTTGTTAATAATAATCTTAGTGTTCAAAGTTTTACGATCGATTTTTGGCTCTATCCCTACCGTATTGGAGAAGGGCACCAAACGATCGTATCATTTATGAGTCCTGATATCGGCAACCCAAAAGATAATAATTCTTACGGATTTAAAATTACAGTAGAAAAAGGTGTTATTGTTTATCATTTTAGCAACTTTTTCCGAGATAAGGACTTCAAAACTTATTCCTTCACTTTGAAAGAATCTGAACCGCTTATTTACCAAACATGGGAAAAACATACTATGGTACTGGACACGGGACAACAAGTTATCAGGGTCTATAGGAATGGCGAAGAAAAAAATGTTGTCCATATTACCAAAAATCAAAACTTTTATGGAGAAACACTTTATCCGGTTACTCATTTGCAACTCGGCCAAAAAAATTTCCCGCTGATCATAGGCAACAATGCAATGTTTTCATTGGATGAATTCACTATATATCGTGATATTCAGAAAAATTTTAAGACTTTCACAACATTAAAAGAGCCTAGTTCTTTTGAAACCGATGTTTTTACTATTTCATCAAACTATTCCAAACTTCAAAGAATTAATCCTATAGTTAAACTTCCTAATGAAGCCTACTATAAAATAGGCTACCGATTTTCTACAAATTATTTCTTTCCCGAAACAAGCGCTGATATTATGCCATGGACATACATTAATCTTGAACATAATCGGTTTCCTCCATCAAAAAATACAGGGAAATATTTGCAGTTAAAGTATGAATATTATCCTTCAGCGCGCAGCGAGACAAACTCTCCTATGTTTTTACACAATATTCAGGTTGAATTTCAAGAATTTCCTAATCCTGGATTATTAAACTTTTCTTTAGTGAAAGAAGGAGATCAATCTGTTGAGTTGGAATGGAATTTATTGCCAGATCCAGATATTGTATCCTATGAAATTTATTACGGAACAGCTCCTAGCAATTATTTTGGCAAAGCTTCGATATCACCTGCTTCACCTATTTCCGTGCCGCACCCTGAAAAAAATAGCACCTCAAAACTAACTTATATATTACAAGGACTCCAAAATGAAACTCCATATTATATATCTATCAGATCCAAAGATAAATATGGAGTTTTAGGAGATTTTTCCCCAGAAATCTATGTAAGGCCATCTTCTGTAAAAACAGAAGCTTCTTATAGTATAGGACGCTAA
- a CDS encoding peptidylprolyl isomerase: MKNTIFAKVNGTPVKGEDILRGVKRLLAEYEGTDSFVLTPNDDNQAFLYAEALQKLIERQALLKMAALEGIEADEEEVNRSLFELRDNCQDDAEWEALLHDMRLEDHQLREELLRDLTIDNLLFSRLQHVEEPDDEAAEAFYHRNKESMTLPEIFSFVEVEAPSQEKLQDAALALNAQETAAILNEAERLGFRCSLSDDIPKHKLPDPLQSVLSDLEPGKIGSLPTDDGTIVLIKLLSKIPSKTLSFEDVLPGLKEYLAVMQQKALMDALVEEALEKCDVVYLNTELLKDL, encoded by the coding sequence ATGAAAAATACAATTTTTGCTAAGGTCAACGGTACACCTGTTAAGGGAGAAGATATTTTGAGAGGAGTAAAACGTCTCCTGGCTGAGTATGAAGGAACAGATTCGTTTGTACTAACTCCCAATGATGATAATCAAGCGTTTTTATATGCGGAAGCTCTTCAGAAGCTGATCGAACGCCAAGCTTTGTTAAAGATGGCTGCTCTTGAGGGGATTGAAGCTGATGAAGAAGAAGTGAATCGTTCATTGTTTGAGCTGCGCGACAATTGTCAAGACGATGCCGAATGGGAAGCTTTGCTTCATGATATGAGACTTGAAGATCATCAGCTACGCGAAGAACTTCTTAGAGATTTGACGATAGATAATCTACTTTTTTCTCGGCTGCAGCATGTTGAAGAACCTGATGATGAAGCGGCTGAAGCTTTCTACCATCGCAATAAAGAGTCAATGACGCTTCCGGAGATTTTTTCTTTTGTTGAGGTTGAAGCACCATCTCAAGAGAAACTTCAAGATGCTGCGTTAGCATTGAATGCTCAAGAGACAGCGGCTATTTTGAATGAAGCAGAACGTTTAGGTTTTCGTTGTTCCCTGAGTGATGATATCCCCAAGCATAAGCTACCTGATCCACTTCAATCGGTGCTTTCCGATTTGGAGCCCGGTAAAATTGGGTCGTTACCTACTGATGATGGTACTATTGTTTTAATAAAGCTCTTGTCTAAAATACCAAGTAAAACTTTGTCTTTTGAAGATGTGCTTCCTGGACTTAAGGAGTATCTAGCAGTGATGCAGCAAAAAGCATTGATGGATGCGCTAGTTGAGGAGGCATTGGAAAAATGTGACGTAGTTTATCTTAATACCGAACTTTTGAAAGATTTGTAG
- a CDS encoding methyl-accepting chemotaxis protein: MFSLSHAVRIYIALSLTILIAFFSALTAIDVILEPLWIFAQPGTEEIFRNIYIAVIVIALVAAVYGVIVLIFIYNRGLNKYQEFLRRMNNLSYNTQMRPDSLRFPEQDEFGNLGADLNRFIEKISAFDKLKTELAMTEKEKFHITADNARFPVLIFNTEASSPYVSYYNKTFKETFLKKSAFIDSSGKTQIRYYNILDVSLQHLTIKDLDNTPFFDEKQCEWIKNPTLIPERHTLRNMSFKDLNNEKNITFDEVLFVPLIPESSNAQIMYVFLNQRPEEKQSPNLVKI, encoded by the coding sequence ATGTTTTCATTGTCACATGCTGTCAGGATTTATATTGCATTATCACTGACAATATTGATCGCATTTTTTAGTGCGTTGACCGCTATCGATGTTATTTTGGAACCCTTATGGATATTTGCTCAGCCTGGTACGGAAGAAATTTTCCGTAATATTTATATTGCGGTTATTGTTATTGCTTTAGTAGCAGCAGTATATGGAGTTATTGTCCTCATTTTTATTTATAATCGTGGACTCAATAAATACCAGGAATTCCTGCGCCGTATGAACAATCTTAGTTATAATACACAAATGCGTCCTGATTCCCTTCGATTTCCTGAGCAGGATGAATTTGGTAACTTGGGAGCTGATCTCAACCGTTTTATTGAAAAAATTTCTGCTTTCGACAAACTGAAAACCGAATTAGCAATGACCGAAAAAGAAAAATTCCACATCACCGCTGACAATGCACGATTTCCTGTGCTGATTTTCAACACAGAAGCTAGCAGCCCTTACGTTAGCTATTATAACAAGACGTTCAAAGAAACTTTCCTGAAAAAAAGCGCTTTCATCGACAGCAGCGGTAAAACTCAAATTCGCTATTATAATATCCTCGATGTCAGCTTACAACATCTTACTATTAAAGATCTTGATAATACACCTTTCTTCGATGAAAAACAGTGTGAGTGGATCAAAAACCCAACCCTTATCCCTGAACGGCATACGTTGCGCAATATGTCTTTTAAAGATCTTAATAACGAAAAAAATATTACCTTTGACGAGGTACTGTTTGTACCGCTGATCCCAGAAAGTAGCAACGCTCAAATTATGTATGTATTTCTGAATCAGCGCCCTGAAGAAAAACAATCACCTAACCTAGTAAAAATATAA